In Aspergillus luchuensis IFO 4308 DNA, chromosome 1, nearly complete sequence, the following are encoded in one genomic region:
- a CDS encoding uncharacterized protein (COG:S;~EggNog:ENOG410PNYB;~InterPro:IPR039278,IPR019607;~PFAM:PF10650) has product MSNYPPTPSFVGPNYTPQWPPSDPSSSTAMPSLFPPNLGFGQNPSPVPQHAQDGATRPFDYNTDTYNANTRLPGLGVPSAAGPLVPPPPFTFMPPFPSTQFPHPPFPPLQMPPLRYPSIPVPPVHGYEPVRHATSDYHMNNSIPTPPGPQPAAAANSESDPDREEGELTDREESSSTQPRPHNLNPGQGSGQSYDTQMARAMDGNNDFMESDRTVKPNGTGSLDSHNSHLLAMATVGSAPGYSEMDRGGASPETRLSSRSSGSPYNPAPPISTEPPVSDTAPEPEVPTSSIPQYEADPDKGVSSAASTDPQSIPGSGRSLAQLRVQAQGALLSLAPHNIRYAEFVGEGINPVILRQLYEEVGIKIATPVQGVSTPPSTATSLESDRSSTSQSGEPEQGSHSVLKSDADQSSASQSKSTELPPDTTKPMERKEVIARMLAAKAAKGSGAPGQVQVQATKESSASEDSVLPNADKNAAISSQDSIKEKETRVKEKNKAQTELARQRIELLKKQGLMRNGQKSQSNSVPPEKSQPLINSGTESLSTSTPMPIQHPLPERPPDPEPNASARIPGLFMTEQEPENMQTPVSAAQGATDAVSQTRVNQRKRPRASDFDEPVPIPKKTFNNGVSYAYPEAQRLVIDISDDDEFYGDDEHDNMDVDLPAGKDMQDVEGLLRTYTPTVDILPQRPATASSQGFSASATPQSLRNNDQEHQEHLRRKDLEIKAMHKRIAELEERKKAKLAASRTQSPRPSDVPEPSPPTDKLSPTDVSDTPKLPVEVEVENKSPANIDLTQVESIKVKLLRKQEIEVGIPALDAEIHKSEAKLAEINEEEARLVSEITKGREGRRQLLDELNNLNVELNGLTFDDVEAAIRCAQEKEDKENKEAKEDMPQLEAADQQQCSEIEHAISEPTHAASPVNKEPEDEEPSHQPVVSEEVHEPDSGNGSSVVPDDKVMDDVSESSGEVSSSDSTGSAMDESSDSSSDESLDEEELPTHTPAPETNTPLESGGPAEDGQPEPIEAEAGIHHDLPERPRTLDAEPRAELHSEQVADEQVIEDQGQASRESSVSDAYEPPEPEETASPADSSYSPPFSPASPEPVDSLEVSTADETRQADEPLTRKVQEWDTQQPSAYAQVGILDNPRVPEQSEPKFSPYVSPLKNFKAYRYHPNFTENVSGGYRSLTYSHNIDPMRYLCPFESSGGVCNDRSCEFQHFRDMTLSDDKILVQMGSLREGKTPEEKDEYIAGLKQIINDMRRDKVKDFNTVATEIAAYRRRFLQDPSRVLPL; this is encoded by the exons ATGTCTAATTATCCACCGACACCGTCATTTGTGGGACCAAATTATACACCTCAGTGGCCTCCATCAGATCCGTCTTCCTCGACCGCCATGCCATCCTTGTTTCCTCCTAACCTAGGCTTTGGCCAAAATCCTTCGCCCGTCCCTCAACACGCGCAGGATGGTGCTACCCGTCCGTTTGATTATAATACCGACACCTACAACGCAAACACACGTCTACCGGGATTAGGGGTCCCGAGCGCCGCTGGTCCCTTAGTACCGCCGCCTCCATTCACTTTCATGCCGCCTTTTCCTTCCACTCAGttccctcaccctccctttccaccaCTACAGATGCCACCGTTACGATACCCCTCGATTCCTGTACCCCCTGTTCACGGTTATGAACCGGTTCGTCATGCAACTAGCGACTACCACATGAATAATTCCATCCCTACTCCGCCGGGTCCTCAgcctgccgctgctgccaactCGGAGTCAGACCCAGACCGAGAGGAAGGCGAGCTCACAGATCGTGAAGAATCTTCGTCGACGCAGCCTAGGCCACATAATTTGAACCCGGGACAGGGGTCAGGACAAAGCTACGATACTCAGATGGCTCGAGCTATGGACGGTAACAACGATTTCATGGAAAGCGATCGGACAGTGAAGCCGAATGGCACTGGTAGCCTTGATTCACATAACTCTCACTTGTTGGCGATGGCCACCGTAGGCTCAGCGCCAGGATATTCGGAGATGGATAGAGGCGGGGCTTCACCAGAAACTCGCCTATCGTCCAGAAGCAGTGGGTCAC CCTATaatcctgctcctcccatcTCTACTGAGCCACCGGTTTCGGACACCgcaccagaaccagaagtGCCAACTTCGTCAATCCCGCAATATGAAGCGGACCCCGATAAAGGAGTGAGCAGCGCAGCTTCAACTGACCCGCAGTCAATACCCGGCAGCGGTAGGTCATTGGCACAACTTCGCGTCCAAGCACAGGGGGCACTTCTGAGCTTGGCGCCTCACAACATTCGATATGCCGAGTTTGTCGGGGAAGGAATTAACCCTGTTATCCTTCGTCAACTCTATGAAGAGGTTGGAATAAAGATTGCCACTCCGGTACAGGGCGTctcaacacctccatccactGCAACCTCCTTGGAATCCGACCGTTCGTCGACTAGCCAGTCCGGGGAACCAGAGCAAGGAAGCCACTCAGTTCTCAAGTCAGATGCGGATCAAAGTTCGGCATCGCAATCCAAATCTACCGAATTGCCACCGGATACCACGAAACCCATGGAGCGGAAGGAGGTTATTGCTCGTATGCTCGCTGCAAAGGCTGCAAAGGGTTCCGGGGCGCCTGGACAAGTTCAAGTGCAGGCGACCAAGGAATCTAGTGCGTCCGAAGATTCGGTTCTGCCGAACGCTGACAAGAATGCGGCAATATCCTCTCAGGACTCcataaaagaaaaggaaactcgtgtcaaggaaaagaacaagGCTCAGACTGAATTGGCTCGGCAGCGGATTGAActgctcaagaagcaggGCCTAATGAGGAACGGTCAAAAATCGCAGTCGAATTCGGTGCCTCCCGAGAAATCCCAACCATTGATCAACTCCGGTACTGAGTCGTTGTCGACTTCGACCCCGATGCCAATCCAACATCCATTGCCAGAACGCCCTCCTGATCCTGAGCCCAATGCTTCGGCCCGTATACCTGGGCTCTTCATGACGGAGCAAGAGCCGGAAAATATGCAGACTCCGGTTTCCGCTGCTCAGGGTGCTACTGATGCGGTGTCACAAACCCGCGTTAATCAGCGCAAACGTCCTCGAGCATCTGATTTTGACGAACCTGTTCCGATCCCGAAAAAGACCTTCAATAATGGTGTCAGTTATGCCTATCCTGAGGCTCAGAGGCTCGTCATTGATATtagcgatgatgacgagttctacggcgatgatgagcacGACAACATGGATGTGGACCTGCCAGCCGGCAAGGACATGCAAGATGTGGAGGGCTTGCTTCGTACTTACACACCAACCGTCGATATTCTTCCTCAACGGCCGGCAACTGCCTCTAGTCAAGGGTTTTCTGCCTCAGCTACCCCACAGAGTCTGAGGAACAATGATCAGGAGCATCAGGAGCATCTTCGAAGAAAAGACCTGGAGATCAAAGCCATGCACAAGCGAATTGCCGAACTAGAAGAGcggaagaaagcaaagctgGCAGCCAGCCGTACACAATCACCTCGCCCATCAGACGTGCCGGAACCTTCACCTCCTACGGACAAACTCTCACCTACCGACGTCAGCGATACACCGAAACTCCCTGTGGAAGTTGAGGTGGAGAATAAGTCACCTGCCAACATTGATCTGACCCAAGTGGAGAGTATCAAGGTCAAATTATTGCGCAAACAGGAAATTGAAGTTGGTATTCCTGCGCTAGATGCCGAGATACACAAGTCCGAGGCGAAACTGGCTGAGatcaatgaggaagaagccagGCTAGTGTCCGAAATTACAAAAGGGCGTGAAGGCCGGCGGCAGCTCTTGGATGAGTTGAACAACCTCAACGTGGAGCTTAATGGGCTCACCTTCGATGATGTGGAGGCTGCCATACGGTGCGCacaggaaaaggaagataaGGAAAATAAGGAGGCGAAGGAAGATATGCCCCAGCTTGAAG CCGCagaccaacaacaatgtTCCGAGATTGAGCATGCAATTTCTGAGCCCACGCACGCTGCTTCACCCGTCAACAAAGAacccgaagatgaggagCCGTCCCATCAACCCGTTGTATCTGAAGAAGTTCATGAACCTGATTCCGGCAACGGGTCTAGCGTTGTACCTGATGACAAGGTGATGGATGACGTTAGCGAGTCTTCCGGAGAGGTATCCAGTTCTGATTCCACGGGTTCGGCAATGGATGAGTCTAGCGACAGCTCTAGTGATGAGTCtcttgacgaagaggagcttCCAACTCATACACCCGCTCCAGAGACGAACACCCCGTTGGAGTCAGGCGGACCCGCTGAAGATGGACAACCGGAGCCAATTGAGGCAGAGGCAGGCATTCATCATGATCTTCCCGAGCGCCCGCGAACCCTAGATGCGGAGCCACGGGCGGAGCTACATTCTGAGCAGGTTGCCGATGAACAAGTCATCGAGGACCAGGGCCAAGCCTCCCGTGAATCTTCCGTCTCAGATGCGTACGAGCCTCCTGAGCCAGAAGAGACAGCTAGCCCCGCTGATTCCAGCTATTCCCCACCTTTCAGCCCTGCATCTCCCGAACCTGTTGACTCCCTTGAGGTCTCCACCGCAGATGAGACGAGACAGGCTGACGAGCCACTAACGAGAAAGGTTCAGGAATGGGATACCCAACAACCAAGTGCTTATGCTCAGGTTGGCATTCTGGAT AATCCACGGGTACCAGAGCAGTCTGAACCAAAATTCTCACCTTACGTTAGTCCGCTGAAGAATTTCAAGGCTTACCGCTACCACCCAAATTTCACTGAAAATGTTTCGGGCGGCTATCGTTCTCTAACATATAGCCACAACATCGACCCTATGAGATATCTCTGTCCATTTGAATCTTCAGGGGGAGTATGCAATGACCGGTCGTGTGAATTCCAACACTTTCGTGATATGACTCTCAGCG ATGACAAGATCCTCGTCCAGATGGGATCTCTTCGAGAAGGCAAGACACccgaagagaaggatgaaTACATTGCTGGGCTgaaacaaatcatcaacgACATGCGACGCGACAAGGTGAAAGATTTTAACACAGTGGCCACGGAAATAGCCGCATACCGTAGACGCTTTCTCCAAGACCCTTCGCGGGTACTTCCGTTGTAA